From Desulfuromonas soudanensis, the proteins below share one genomic window:
- a CDS encoding transposase codes for MARQLRIEFPGAFYHVTSRGNEQKDVFKSRKDREKFLDYLESATQRYGAVIHAWCLMNNHYLCGAPHKKCYVKRELM; via the coding sequence ATGGCACGACAACTGCGGATAGAATTCCCCGGCGCTTTTTACCACGTCACCTCGCGGGGGAATGAGCAGAAAGACGTCTTCAAAAGCCGGAAGGACCGGGAAAAATTTCTCGACTATCTGGAATCGGCCACGCAACGCTACGGGGCGGTCATCCATGCCTGGTGCCTGATGAACAACCATTATTTATGTGGAGCTCCACATAAAAAATGTTATGTGAAGCGCGAACTTATGTGA
- a CDS encoding lactonase family protein, producing the protein MNIRTFVKYLGLLTTLSLLAACGGGGNGSESVTEVPEPADNVPRFAYVTGSDTLSIYTVNPATGQLRHNGYIVAAGTSPASVTVDPSGRFAYVANQSSDDISAYTINASTGALTSIGAPVAAGTTPYSVTVDPSGKFAYVANWSSNNVSAYAIDAATGALTSVGPPVTAGVGPQSVTVDPSGRFAYVANSGSGYVSAYRIDASSGVLTIIGNSYAGSTLRSVTVDPSGRFAYVANGGSGDVSAFNINATTGALTSLGAAVAAGSNPQSITIDPSGKFAYVANSGSDDVSAYAIDTTTGALTAVGAAVAAGLEPQSVTVDPSGKFVYVTGLSYIATYAINTVTGALTALPTVAGRGASVAMAMTRGTTAVTYTPRFAYTAQYGPDIVSAYTIDAASGALTALPNTSTLSLGTSVTVDPSGRFAYTTHEVLFETPTVNVSTYTIDSTSGVLTRVGAAAAVASFPASIAVEPSGRFAYVANSASGSVSIHAIDAATGALTYEGFLAAESGPVSIAVDPSGRFAYVANNGSASISGYLLNASSGALTTIDLNGAIAGAATGAGADPTSVTVDPSGKFVYVTQINGVNAYVIDTATGALINASFAVAGGNPRSVVVEPSGRFAYVANGDSANVSVFSINATTGFLTNIATVAAGGQPRSIAVDASGKFAYVANAESGTVSVYTIDAASGALSSVGTIAAGTFPVSIATTGSIQ; encoded by the coding sequence ATGAACATCCGAACCTTCGTAAAATATCTCGGTTTATTGACCACGCTCAGCCTGCTTGCTGCCTGCGGCGGTGGCGGTAACGGTAGCGAAAGCGTGACAGAAGTTCCGGAGCCGGCCGACAACGTACCGCGCTTCGCCTATGTGACCGGTAGCGACACCCTATCCATCTACACGGTCAATCCCGCCACCGGCCAGTTGCGGCATAACGGCTATATAGTTGCGGCGGGAACCTCTCCTGCCTCCGTCACCGTTGACCCCTCGGGCAGGTTCGCCTACGTGGCGAATCAATCCAGCGATGACATTTCGGCCTACACCATCAACGCCAGCACGGGCGCGCTCACCAGCATCGGCGCGCCCGTGGCGGCGGGCACCACGCCTTACTCGGTCACCGTCGACCCCAGCGGAAAATTCGCCTACGTGGCGAATTGGAGCAGTAATAACGTCTCGGCCTACGCCATCGATGCCGCGACCGGCGCACTCACCAGCGTCGGCCCGCCGGTGACGGCCGGAGTGGGCCCCCAATCCGTCACCGTCGACCCAAGCGGCAGGTTCGCCTACGTGGCCAATAGCGGCTCGGGCTATGTCTCGGCCTACCGCATTGATGCTAGCTCTGGTGTGCTGACGATTATCGGCAATTCCTATGCCGGGAGCACGCTGCGCTCGGTTACCGTCGACCCGTCCGGAAGATTCGCCTATGTGGCAAATGGGGGCTCGGGCGATGTCTCGGCCTTCAACATAAACGCCACGACGGGCGCCCTGACCAGTCTCGGTGCGGCCGTGGCGGCGGGCAGCAATCCCCAATCCATCACCATCGACCCCAGCGGTAAGTTCGCCTACGTGGCGAACAGCGGCTCGGACGATGTCTCGGCTTACGCCATCGACACGACGACCGGAGCGCTCACCGCCGTCGGTGCGGCCGTGGCAGCGGGGCTGGAGCCGCAATCTGTCACCGTCGATCCCAGCGGCAAGTTCGTCTACGTGACTGGCCTCAGCTACATTGCGACCTACGCCATCAACACCGTCACCGGGGCCTTGACCGCCCTGCCCACCGTTGCTGGCCGCGGCGCCAGCGTGGCCATGGCCATGACAAGGGGCACGACAGCCGTGACCTACACGCCCAGGTTCGCCTATACCGCCCAGTACGGCCCCGACATCGTCTCGGCCTACACTATCGACGCCGCGAGCGGCGCCCTGACGGCGCTCCCCAATACGTCGACGCTCAGCCTGGGCACTTCGGTCACCGTCGATCCCTCCGGCCGGTTTGCCTACACGACCCATGAAGTCCTGTTTGAAACGCCGACCGTGAATGTGTCGACCTACACGATCGATAGCACGAGCGGGGTGCTCACCCGCGTCGGCGCCGCCGCGGCGGTCGCGAGTTTTCCTGCCTCCATCGCCGTCGAGCCCTCCGGCCGGTTCGCCTATGTAGCCAATTCAGCTTCCGGTAGCGTTTCGATTCATGCCATCGACGCTGCGACGGGCGCCTTGACCTATGAGGGGTTTTTGGCGGCGGAGAGCGGTCCTGTCTCCATCGCCGTCGATCCCTCCGGCCGGTTCGCCTACGTGGCCAATAACGGTTCCGCGAGCATCTCGGGCTACCTCCTCAACGCCAGCAGCGGCGCCCTGACCACGATCGACCTGAATGGCGCCATCGCCGGCGCCGCCACGGGGGCAGGTGCCGATCCCACGTCCGTCACCGTCGATCCCTCGGGCAAGTTCGTCTACGTCACGCAAATCAACGGCGTTAACGCCTATGTCATCGACACTGCAACGGGCGCTCTGATTAACGCCTCTTTTGCGGTGGCTGGCGGCAATCCGCGGTCCGTCGTCGTCGAACCCTCAGGGCGCTTCGCCTATGTCGCCAACGGGGATTCAGCCAACGTCTCGGTCTTCAGCATCAACGCCACGACCGGTTTCCTGACCAATATCGCCACCGTGGCCGCTGGAGGCCAGCCCCGGTCCATCGCCGTTGACGCCTCCGGCAAATTCGCCTACGTGGCGAATGCCGAGTCCGGCACTGTCTCGGTCTACACCATCGACGCCGCCAGCGGGGCTCTCAGTAGCGTCGGCACCATAGCGGCGGGGACCTTTCCCGTCTCCATCGCCACCACCGGCTCTATCCAGTGA
- a CDS encoding BTAD domain-containing putative transcriptional regulator has protein sequence MAENKESVEGQKSVASQGEELPAKLTRPRLTRTYRRTRLVEMLEQAFDAPAVWIGAQPGAGKTTLAASWLDAGERPSLWFQVDAGDADLATFFHHLGLAAKLLAPRQTCLLPHLTPEYLPGIEVFARRFFEDLFRCMPKGSVLVLDNVQDCGADSPLNEILRIALESIPPHVKMLCVSRLAPPPTFARLRANGQLAVLEPSSIRLSLEEAQGIAALRGHAELIDVAALHQRTHGWVAGLVLMLHGADEGQDADVPSVAKTSDMQTLFNYFASEVVRGLDEGRQQMLLKSALLAKMRVSDIESLCEDAEAGRMLVELQQQNYFTYRLSPSVPVYEYHPLFREFLLARLETSFAPEVLVALRRRAAECAAAAGSVDEAVSLWQAAKAWDACIPYLCQIASALLEQGRGLTLAAWIESLPAERRAADPWLHFWLGQCRLPFAPAEARVQFERALALFEQQGERAGSLLAWAGLVDTAIHEGQGLGALDGWIEAFDRIAGDEPLPTALHDRIVVQMFNALVLRQPSHPDIGTWAERSFVILQSGADPGLRLLAGVCLCIYFCWMGEPRRARQSLDWLTSLVRGVQAPPLMTQLVSATAGMCAWIVEADTPKSLAIIEEALASGERSGVNVWQHHLLCHGAAAALSAGDAATAQHLLHRFGEGLAQARLIDVAYYHFLCNWEALGRGDLGAAEWHANVVADLRERVGLTFGYMVIDLTKARTCIARGRFDEARPSLEAVHRLAASTGSKLIEYTVCIDEALLALRQGDETALGHWLTRAFGLGREQGLVTFHGWQEAPMARLCAHALEAGIETEYVQDLIRRRALVPPPAAEPPEAWPWPLRIKTFGCFGLVRDGLPVSFEGRVQKRALDLLRALIAFGGREVGEQKLCDTLWPDADGDAARTSLKMTLHRLRGLIGHDAVVLRGSKLSLDPRLCWVDAWSFEALANQLAAAEDILCAAERIRLGNRMQILYSGPFLDGEDVAYAIAPRERLRGCWLRTIELVASRLQREGAPEPALLWYERGLSLEPLAEQFHQGVMRICVQNGRAAEGLTAYERLRRLLATQLKVAPAPESEALARALRALDS, from the coding sequence ATGGCTGAGAACAAAGAAAGCGTCGAAGGGCAGAAATCGGTCGCGTCCCAGGGGGAGGAACTTCCTGCCAAACTTACCCGTCCGAGGTTAACCAGGACGTATCGGCGCACCCGGCTCGTCGAGATGCTCGAACAGGCATTTGATGCCCCGGCGGTGTGGATCGGAGCTCAGCCTGGAGCCGGCAAGACGACGCTTGCGGCGAGCTGGCTCGATGCGGGCGAGCGCCCCAGTCTCTGGTTCCAGGTAGACGCAGGGGATGCCGATCTTGCGACCTTCTTTCATCACCTGGGGCTGGCAGCGAAACTCCTGGCGCCCCGGCAAACCTGTCTGCTCCCCCACCTCACCCCCGAATATTTACCCGGCATCGAGGTTTTTGCCCGGCGTTTTTTTGAAGATCTGTTTCGGTGCATGCCAAAAGGCTCCGTTCTGGTTCTCGACAACGTCCAGGACTGCGGTGCCGATAGTCCGCTCAACGAGATCTTGCGGATTGCGCTCGAAAGCATTCCTCCCCACGTAAAAATGCTGTGCGTTTCCCGTCTTGCGCCGCCGCCAACCTTTGCGCGACTGCGCGCCAACGGCCAGCTGGCGGTGCTGGAGCCTTCAAGCATTCGCCTTTCCCTGGAAGAAGCGCAAGGCATCGCCGCCTTGCGCGGGCATGCCGAATTGATCGATGTGGCGGCGCTGCACCAGCGAACGCATGGCTGGGTTGCAGGACTCGTCCTGATGCTGCATGGCGCCGACGAAGGACAAGACGCTGACGTCCCTTCCGTGGCGAAAACGTCCGATATGCAAACTTTGTTCAATTATTTTGCCTCTGAAGTGGTACGCGGGCTGGATGAGGGAAGGCAGCAAATGCTCCTCAAGAGTGCACTCCTGGCAAAAATGCGCGTCAGCGATATCGAATCGCTCTGCGAAGATGCGGAAGCTGGCAGGATGCTGGTCGAGCTGCAGCAGCAGAATTATTTCACCTATCGTCTCTCGCCCAGCGTGCCCGTCTACGAGTATCACCCGCTGTTTCGAGAGTTCTTGCTGGCGCGGCTGGAAACCAGCTTCGCGCCTGAGGTCCTTGTGGCGCTCAGGAGGCGGGCGGCTGAATGCGCTGCGGCGGCAGGAAGCGTGGACGAAGCCGTCTCCCTTTGGCAGGCTGCCAAGGCCTGGGACGCCTGCATCCCTTATCTCTGCCAGATCGCTTCCGCTTTGCTGGAGCAGGGGCGCGGGCTGACACTGGCGGCGTGGATCGAGTCGCTGCCGGCCGAACGTCGTGCGGCGGATCCCTGGCTGCATTTCTGGCTCGGCCAGTGCCGGCTCCCCTTCGCTCCGGCCGAGGCGCGCGTGCAATTTGAACGCGCGCTCGCCCTGTTCGAACAGCAGGGCGAGCGCGCGGGTTCTCTGCTGGCGTGGGCGGGTCTCGTGGACACGGCAATTCACGAGGGGCAGGGCCTCGGCGCCCTGGACGGCTGGATCGAGGCGTTCGACCGCATCGCCGGAGACGAGCCCCTGCCGACGGCGCTCCATGACCGGATCGTCGTGCAGATGTTCAATGCGCTTGTGCTGCGACAGCCGAGCCATCCGGACATCGGGACCTGGGCCGAGCGTTCCTTCGTCATCCTGCAATCCGGCGCGGACCCGGGACTGCGCCTGCTCGCCGGCGTCTGTCTGTGCATCTACTTCTGCTGGATGGGCGAGCCGAGGCGCGCGCGCCAGAGTCTCGACTGGCTCACCAGCCTGGTGCGCGGCGTGCAGGCCCCGCCGCTCATGACGCAACTGGTCAGTGCCACCGCCGGCATGTGTGCCTGGATCGTCGAGGCGGACACACCGAAGAGCCTTGCCATCATCGAGGAGGCCCTGGCCAGCGGGGAGCGAAGCGGCGTCAACGTCTGGCAGCATCATCTCCTCTGCCACGGTGCGGCGGCGGCGCTTTCGGCCGGTGATGCGGCAACCGCGCAGCATCTCTTGCATCGCTTCGGCGAAGGTCTGGCGCAGGCCCGGCTGATCGATGTCGCCTACTACCATTTCCTGTGCAACTGGGAGGCCCTCGGCCGCGGCGACCTCGGTGCGGCCGAGTGGCATGCCAACGTGGTCGCGGACCTGCGCGAACGTGTCGGTTTGACCTTCGGCTACATGGTGATCGATCTGACGAAGGCACGCACGTGCATTGCCCGGGGCCGATTCGACGAGGCGCGGCCGTCGCTCGAGGCGGTCCATCGCCTTGCAGCGTCAACCGGCAGCAAGCTGATCGAGTACACGGTCTGTATCGACGAGGCCCTCCTCGCCCTGCGCCAGGGGGACGAGACGGCGCTGGGACATTGGCTGACGCGGGCCTTCGGATTGGGGCGGGAGCAGGGGCTGGTCACCTTTCACGGCTGGCAGGAGGCGCCCATGGCCCGGCTGTGCGCGCACGCCCTTGAGGCCGGGATCGAAACGGAATACGTCCAGGATTTGATTCGCCGCCGGGCGCTTGTCCCTCCGCCTGCGGCGGAGCCGCCGGAGGCCTGGCCGTGGCCCCTGCGGATTAAAACATTTGGGTGCTTCGGCCTGGTGCGCGATGGTTTGCCGGTCAGCTTCGAGGGACGCGTGCAGAAACGCGCGCTCGACCTGCTGCGGGCGCTGATCGCCTTCGGCGGGCGCGAGGTCGGCGAGCAAAAGCTTTGCGATACGCTTTGGCCGGACGCCGACGGTGACGCCGCCCGCACCAGCCTTAAAATGACCCTGCACCGCCTGCGCGGCCTGATCGGTCATGACGCCGTCGTGCTGCGCGGATCGAAGCTGTCCCTTGATCCCCGCCTCTGCTGGGTGGACGCATGGAGCTTCGAGGCCCTGGCCAACCAGCTCGCTGCGGCTGAGGATATCCTTTGTGCGGCTGAGCGCATTCGGCTCGGGAATCGCATGCAGATCCTTTACAGCGGGCCTTTCCTCGACGGTGAGGACGTCGCCTATGCGATTGCGCCGCGGGAGCGCCTGCGCGGCTGTTGGCTGCGCACCATCGAGCTCGTCGCTTCGCGCCTGCAGCGCGAGGGTGCTCCCGAGCCGGCACTCCTCTGGTATGAGCGCGGTTTGAGTCTGGAGCCGCTGGCCGAGCAATTTCACCAGGGCGTCATGCGTATCTGTGTTCAGAACGGCCGCGCCGCCGAAGGGTTGACCGCTTACGAGCGCCTGCGCCGCCTGCTCGCCACCCAACTCAAGGTCGCCCCCGCCCCTGAGAGCGAGGCTCTGGCACGCGCCTTGCGGGCACTCGACTCCTGA
- a CDS encoding IS4 family transposase produces MNAGQTVFRQLLQFLPRHEFNLCARRYRGEYRAKSFTAFDQFLCLAYAQLSGRESLRDIETCLNSHREKLYHIGFRGAVSRSTLADANERRDWRIFQDFGQVLIGMAQQLYRDEPLAIELKQPLFAFDSTTIDLCLTLFPWAEFRTTKAAVKMHTLIDLRGIIPTFVAVTTGKVHDVKMLDEMPVTEEAIYTMDRGYVDFARLYAIHRQGAFFVVRAKDNLRYQRLYSLPKDKEAGVRADQVIALVTQKSKKGYPERLRRVSYVDKERNKRLVFLTNHFEIGATTVADIYKQRWQVELFFKWIKQHLRIKAFYGTSINAVKSQIWVALCIYLLVAIAKRQLSIKCTLYTFLQILEVNLFEKKPISSLVAEALKQIPDTQDYNQLNLFGY; encoded by the coding sequence ATGAACGCTGGCCAGACCGTTTTCAGACAGCTACTTCAGTTTCTCCCGCGTCACGAGTTCAACCTCTGTGCCCGACGGTATCGCGGCGAGTACCGGGCCAAAAGCTTTACTGCATTTGACCAGTTCCTGTGCCTGGCTTATGCCCAGCTATCGGGTCGCGAGAGCTTGAGGGATATCGAAACGTGCCTGAACTCTCATCGGGAGAAGCTCTACCACATCGGATTTCGTGGCGCTGTCTCCCGCTCCACCCTTGCCGACGCCAACGAGCGCCGGGATTGGCGCATTTTTCAGGATTTCGGCCAAGTCCTGATCGGCATGGCACAGCAGCTGTACCGGGATGAGCCCTTGGCCATCGAGTTGAAGCAGCCACTGTTCGCCTTTGACTCGACGACCATTGACCTCTGCCTCACCCTGTTTCCGTGGGCCGAGTTTCGCACGACCAAGGCAGCGGTCAAGATGCACACGCTCATTGACTTGCGCGGCATCATCCCCACGTTTGTGGCCGTGACAACCGGCAAAGTACATGACGTCAAGATGCTTGACGAAATGCCCGTCACCGAAGAGGCCATCTACACGATGGACCGCGGCTACGTAGATTTTGCCCGGCTCTATGCCATTCACCGACAGGGCGCCTTCTTCGTGGTGCGGGCCAAGGACAACCTACGCTACCAGCGGTTGTACTCTTTGCCCAAGGACAAGGAGGCCGGCGTCCGAGCCGACCAAGTGATTGCCTTGGTCACCCAGAAATCGAAAAAGGGTTACCCGGAGAGATTGCGCCGGGTCAGTTATGTTGATAAAGAGCGAAACAAGCGGCTTGTATTCCTCACCAACCACTTTGAAATTGGAGCCACAACGGTTGCAGACATCTATAAACAGCGCTGGCAAGTGGAGCTATTCTTCAAGTGGATCAAACAGCATCTACGAATAAAAGCGTTCTACGGGACTTCTATCAATGCGGTCAAGAGCCAGATATGGGTAGCTCTTTGCATATATCTACTTGTGGCGATCGCTAAAAGGCAGCTTAGCATCAAATGTACTCTCTACACTTTTTTGCAGATCCTGGAGGTCAATCTGTTCGAGAAAAAGCCCATTTCATCGTTGGTTGCGGAAGCGCTCAAGCAGATTCCAGACACCCAAGATTATAACCAGCTGAATTTATTCGGCTATTAA
- a CDS encoding ELWxxDGT repeat protein has translation MSTANRKRSDFIVSAALVLVASIALVNCGGGGGGGDVVEERATFYLSADNGTTGFELFLTDGTAAGTSLVKDINTNSNADPQNLAVIDGTTYFAATDGVLGLELWKTDGTDAGTSLVKDINPGPAESSPSSLTALGSVLYFLADDGTTGMELWKSDGTTEGTVLVKDIRSGDGGSLYADSQLVVIGSTLYFTANDGIYDEELWKSDGTAAGTVLVKDINTVSGDSSPGGFAAIGSTLYFTADDGAAVGLWKSDGTPAGTVFITSVGVTGNLAAVGSTLYFAGDDGTSGSELWKSDGTSAGTVPVQDISPGPLGSSPAHFTAIDGTLYFAAGDGVNGRELWKSDGTAAGTVLVKDINPGAGESSPLFLTAVGSTLFFQANDLTSGTELWKSDGTAIGTVLVKDIGLDGVYGYPASLTAVGGTLFFQATEGTDGYELWKSDGTEAGTVRVRDINPGSGDSTPAYLRAGGSFVYFGAYDGVHGRELWRSDGTEAGTRMVADIGTISLGSLVSSPVRLNGIGYFAANDGSSGLHKLWRTDGTSAGTYGLDAGSSMVSQLTLVGSAIFFEAYDDAHGRELWKSDGTVAGTVLVKDIYPGWGDSSPGRLTAVGNTLYFSATDGTNGVELWKSDGTEGGTVLVKDINIGSGHSSVNELTFIGTTLYFSATDGVNGYELWKSDGSEAGTVLVKDIDPGTDGFPSSLAVIGGTLYFSTSDGINGRELWKSDGTEAGTVQLADINAGAGDSHPGNFAVIGSTFFFSAYDGTSGTELWKSDGTGLGTVQVKDINTGAGGSTPGNFAVIGSTLYFSADDGSNGHELWKSDGTGMGTVLVKDINAGAGGGSPVNFMAFEGMLYFRANDGSSGNELWKSDGTADGTVRVLDLNAGDVHGLDRILK, from the coding sequence ATGAGCACTGCAAATAGAAAGAGATCAGATTTTATCGTAAGCGCGGCGCTTGTTCTGGTCGCGTCTATTGCGCTCGTCAATTGCGGCGGTGGCGGCGGTGGGGGCGATGTTGTCGAGGAGAGAGCCACCTTCTATCTGAGCGCGGACAATGGCACGACCGGATTCGAGTTGTTCCTTACCGATGGGACAGCCGCCGGGACCTCTCTGGTGAAGGATATCAACACCAACAGCAACGCCGACCCGCAGAACCTGGCAGTGATCGATGGAACAACCTATTTCGCGGCGACCGATGGGGTTTTAGGTCTCGAACTCTGGAAGACCGATGGCACGGACGCGGGCACCTCGCTGGTGAAAGACATCAACCCGGGTCCGGCAGAAAGCAGTCCGAGTTCCCTTACGGCCCTCGGCAGCGTCCTCTACTTTTTGGCCGATGACGGCACCACGGGCATGGAGCTGTGGAAGAGCGACGGCACGACGGAGGGCACCGTGCTGGTCAAGGACATCCGTTCCGGCGATGGAGGCAGTCTCTACGCCGACAGCCAACTCGTCGTCATCGGCAGTACGCTTTACTTCACGGCTAACGACGGCATTTACGACGAAGAGCTGTGGAAGAGCGATGGCACGGCGGCAGGCACGGTACTGGTCAAGGACATCAACACCGTCTCGGGGGACAGCAGTCCTGGGGGCTTCGCCGCCATCGGCAGCACCCTCTACTTCACGGCAGACGACGGTGCCGCCGTCGGACTGTGGAAGAGCGACGGTACGCCAGCCGGGACGGTATTCATCACCTCCGTGGGCGTGACCGGCAATCTCGCCGCCGTCGGCAGCACGCTCTACTTTGCTGGAGACGACGGAACCAGCGGCTCGGAATTGTGGAAGAGCGACGGCACGAGCGCCGGCACAGTGCCGGTCCAGGATATCTCCCCGGGACCGTTGGGCAGCAGCCCCGCCCACTTCACCGCCATAGACGGCACGCTCTACTTCGCGGCCGGCGATGGCGTCAACGGCCGTGAACTGTGGAAGAGCGACGGCACGGCAGCCGGCACGGTGCTGGTCAAGGATATCAACCCCGGAGCGGGCGAAAGTTCCCCCCTCTTTTTGACGGCCGTTGGCAGCACGCTCTTTTTTCAGGCCAACGACCTCACCAGCGGCACCGAGTTGTGGAAGAGCGACGGCACGGCCATCGGCACAGTTTTGGTCAAGGACATCGGCCTGGACGGCGTGTACGGCTACCCGGCTTCCTTGACGGCCGTCGGCGGTACGCTCTTCTTCCAGGCCACCGAAGGTACCGACGGTTACGAGTTGTGGAAAAGCGACGGCACCGAGGCGGGCACCGTCAGGGTGCGCGACATCAATCCGGGTTCCGGCGACAGCACGCCGGCGTACCTGCGCGCCGGCGGCAGTTTCGTCTACTTCGGCGCCTACGACGGTGTCCACGGGCGCGAACTCTGGCGCAGCGACGGTACAGAGGCGGGGACAAGGATGGTCGCGGATATCGGCACCATCAGCCTCGGTTCGCTGGTGTCCTCCCCCGTGAGGCTCAACGGGATCGGCTACTTCGCCGCTAACGACGGATCAAGCGGTCTGCATAAATTGTGGCGTACCGACGGAACCTCAGCCGGAACCTATGGGCTCGATGCCGGCAGCAGCATGGTTTCGCAACTCACCCTCGTCGGCAGCGCGATCTTCTTCGAAGCCTACGATGACGCCCATGGCCGAGAGTTGTGGAAAAGCGACGGCACGGTAGCCGGCACGGTCCTGGTCAAGGATATCTATCCGGGCTGGGGAGACAGTTCTCCCGGCAGGCTGACCGCTGTCGGCAACACCCTCTACTTCTCGGCCACCGATGGAACCAATGGCGTTGAACTGTGGAAGAGCGACGGCACGGAGGGCGGCACGGTCCTAGTCAAGGACATCAACATCGGCAGCGGCCACAGCAGCGTTAACGAACTCACCTTCATCGGCACTACCCTCTATTTTTCGGCCACCGACGGCGTCAACGGGTATGAACTGTGGAAAAGCGACGGCTCCGAGGCGGGGACGGTGCTGGTCAAGGACATTGATCCAGGCACGGACGGCTTCCCAAGCTCCCTTGCCGTCATCGGCGGGACGCTCTATTTTTCGACCAGCGATGGCATAAACGGCCGTGAACTGTGGAAGAGCGACGGCACCGAGGCGGGTACGGTGCAGCTCGCTGATATCAATGCCGGCGCGGGCGACAGCCACCCGGGCAATTTCGCCGTTATCGGCAGCACCTTTTTCTTCTCAGCCTACGATGGCACGAGCGGCACTGAACTGTGGAAGAGCGACGGCACCGGATTGGGCACGGTGCAAGTCAAGGATATCAATACCGGCGCGGGCGGCAGCACCCCGGGCAATTTCGCCGTCATCGGCAGCACGCTGTACTTTTCAGCCGACGATGGCAGCAACGGTCATGAACTATGGAAGAGCGACGGCACAGGAATGGGTACGGTGCTGGTCAAGGATATCAACGCAGGTGCTGGCGGCGGCAGCCCGGTCAATTTCATGGCCTTCGAGGGGATGCTGTACTTCCGGGCCAACGACGGCAGCAGCGGCAATGAGCTATGGAAGAGCGACGGCACGGCCGATGGAACGGTGCGGGTACTCGATCTGAATGCAGGCGATGTCCATGGTCTGGATAGGATATTGAAGTAG